Genomic window (Marinobacter fonticola):
GCACCGTAGAAAATACCGATGACGCCCAACCCCATAGCGACCGGCGCAAAGGCCTGCGACGCCTCGGGAAACAGCGGCAGAGCAAAACGCAGCATGCCGTACGCTGCAGTTTTTAGCAGGATACCGGCGAGATCCACGCTACCCGCCGTCGGCGCCTGTGCATGGGCATCCGGCAACCAGCCATGCAGCGGTACAACGGGCAGCTTTACGGCGAAAGCGATAAAGAAACCCAGCATCAGCCACATGGCCGTCGACTCCGACAAGGGCGTCTGCATCAGATCCGCATAGCTGAAGGAGTATTCGCCGGTATTAGCATGGTGGATAAACACCAGCGCCAGAATGGAGACCAGCATCAGCAGACCGCTGGCCTGGGTGTAGATGAAAAACTTCATTGCCGCGCGGATGCGGGTCTTGCCCTCCGAGCCACTGTGCCCCCATAGCGCGATCAGGAAGTACATCGGCACCAGCATCATTTCCCAAAAGAAGAAAAACAGGAAAAGATCGATGGCCAGAAACACCCCAACGACACCAGCCAGGATGAAGAGGAGGTTCAAATGGAAGAAACCGATCCGGTGTGCGATTTCCTTCCAGGAACAGATAACGGCCAGCATGCCGAGAAAGCCGGTTAACGCAATCAGGATCAACGAAAGACCGTCGAGCGCAAGATGAATATCGATACCAAACCTTGGGATCCACGGCACCCGCCATTCCATCGCCCAACGCAGCGTATCCGCATCGCCGGTGGCTGCCGGCAACTGGTAATCCCCCTGCCACCAAAGCACCAGGGTGGTGACGAAGACCGCTAACATGGTGGCCAGGGCAATCCAGCGTGGTGCCTTTTCACCCCAGCGGTCCGCCTGCCAGCACAGAAGGCCGCCAATAAAGGGAATCAGGATCAGCCAAATCAACACCATGGCGTCGACATCTCCTTCGCAGTACGTGCATCGATCGGACGATAGAGCGTGATTTGACGATGCGCCATCCGTTGTCGAGGTCCCATTGACTGCCGAAGTGGCATCTGTTGTAGCGGCCTCATGCGCTCTCCTTTGCTCAGTAATTCAGTGCCAGCACCAGCAAGACCACTGTTGCACCCAGTGCCATCGACGTCGCGTAAGTACGCAACCGGCCAGTCTGGGTCCGTGTCAGCCCGGCATTGAACAGCCGGACCACACCGGCAACCATTCCGAAAATCCGGTCGACTAAATCTTTGCGCATCACGTGCACGATCCACCGGTAAGGGCGGACAAGCGTTCGTTCGAACAGCCAATCGAAGCCCCAGGCGTGATGCCAATAGGTCCAAAGCATCGACGGCCACCCCTTCTCCACACGATTTGCGAGCCACTGGCGGCGATTGAGAAACAACCAAAGACCGATACCAATCCCGGCCAGCGACGTGGCGGCAGCGAGCAATTCCAGCGTCGTGTGACCGGACTGGACCCACTCACCCGGTCCCTTCGGCAGCACGCCCTCCA
Coding sequences:
- the nuoM gene encoding NADH-quinone oxidoreductase subunit M, with amino-acid sequence MVLIWLILIPFIGGLLCWQADRWGEKAPRWIALATMLAVFVTTLVLWWQGDYQLPAATGDADTLRWAMEWRVPWIPRFGIDIHLALDGLSLILIALTGFLGMLAVICSWKEIAHRIGFFHLNLLFILAGVVGVFLAIDLFLFFFFWEMMLVPMYFLIALWGHSGSEGKTRIRAAMKFFIYTQASGLLMLVSILALVFIHHANTGEYSFSYADLMQTPLSESTAMWLMLGFFIAFAVKLPVVPLHGWLPDAHAQAPTAGSVDLAGILLKTAAYGMLRFALPLFPEASQAFAPVAMGLGVIGIFYGALLACGQQDIKRLIAYTSISHMGFVLIGIYSGSELALQGVVVLMVAHAFSAAGLFILSGQLFERLHTRDMRKMGGLWGRFDSLPGFSLCFVAASLGMPGTANFIGEFMVLFGTFPAAPEVVILASVGLVLAAIYSLILMQRVHFGPPQGEERLRGLDWREYTMMAGLLALVLLFGLYPQLLLDTTGAVMGEVQRLFAAGAQVDTVHWLMGGQ